The following coding sequences lie in one Steroidobacter denitrificans genomic window:
- a CDS encoding diguanylate cyclase domain-containing protein has product MSANATLRIDAGLLQTAVDCAPEGVVVCEARDGRWPVVFVNPAMERLMGCEASALLGQELLEHEQMRLPASELQDGLKKLRCALHEGVSCRALLRTCRQDGTLFWHQVTLSPMRDARGEVTHFVSFHHEYTDRSRIDSRVDPQEARDPAMSTQSMLAYVRDDKLTGLLRRSYFDDQVKREWGMAQRESRRLSLLLFDLDCYSQYKEVFGGSGAEQSFKRIARAIGGCFRRASDLCGRFGDDQIAVLATGLELPQAKAMAETVIARVRELGVHHPRSAVSRFVTASAGVVSCVPARNGGHERLYEAALAALRSAKGQGKNRVVGEADD; this is encoded by the coding sequence ATGAGCGCCAACGCCACCCTGCGTATCGATGCGGGCCTGCTGCAAACCGCCGTGGATTGCGCCCCCGAGGGGGTGGTCGTGTGCGAGGCGCGCGATGGGCGCTGGCCGGTGGTGTTCGTCAATCCTGCCATGGAACGCCTCATGGGCTGCGAGGCATCGGCCCTGCTTGGACAGGAACTACTGGAACACGAACAAATGCGTCTGCCGGCGTCGGAGTTACAGGACGGGTTGAAAAAACTCCGCTGCGCCTTGCACGAAGGCGTTTCCTGCCGTGCCTTGCTGCGCACCTGCCGTCAGGACGGAACCTTGTTCTGGCACCAGGTGACGCTGTCGCCGATGCGCGATGCCCGGGGAGAGGTGACCCATTTCGTCAGTTTCCACCACGAATACACCGATCGCAGCCGCATCGACAGCCGCGTCGATCCTCAGGAGGCGCGCGACCCTGCGATGAGCACTCAGTCCATGCTGGCATATGTGCGCGACGACAAGCTGACGGGACTGCTGCGCCGGTCCTATTTCGACGATCAGGTGAAACGCGAATGGGGCATGGCACAGCGTGAGTCCCGGCGCCTCAGCCTGCTGTTGTTCGATCTGGATTGTTATTCGCAGTACAAGGAAGTGTTCGGCGGATCCGGGGCGGAGCAGTCGTTCAAGCGGATCGCCCGGGCGATCGGCGGATGCTTCCGGCGAGCCAGCGATTTGTGCGGCCGTTTCGGCGACGATCAGATTGCGGTATTGGCGACGGGGTTGGAACTGCCACAGGCGAAGGCGATGGCGGAGACGGTCATTGCCCGGGTGCGGGAGCTGGGCGTGCATCATCCGCGTTCGGCCGTGTCACGTTTCGTCACGGCCAGCGCCGGGGTCGTGTCGTGTGTGCCGGCGCGCAACGGGGGACATGAACGCCTCTACGAGGCCGCCTTGGCGGCCTTGCGCAGTGCCAAGGGCCAGGGAAAGAACCGGGTGGTCGGAGAGGCCGACGACTAA
- a CDS encoding ribbon-helix-helix domain-containing protein, with protein MNEFVRQSATHSRSKAPVSGRINARLSRPLAEFVSRMVGETGLYETPSEYIRDLIRRDMERREGQFLQDTILTGYRDLAAGRIFESSGDFKADMAVLDQKETNGWQ; from the coding sequence ATGAATGAATTTGTACGACAATCTGCTACTCATTCACGAAGTAAGGCTCCTGTGTCCGGACGTATCAACGCCCGCCTGTCCCGGCCTTTGGCCGAATTCGTAAGCCGCATGGTCGGTGAAACGGGCCTTTATGAAACTCCCAGCGAATACATCCGGGACCTGATCCGTCGCGACATGGAACGACGCGAGGGCCAGTTCCTGCAGGACACCATCCTCACCGGCTACCGCGATCTCGCTGCTGGCCGCATATTCGAGTCGAGCGGCGACTTCAAAGCCGACATGGCCGTGCTCGATCAGAAAGAAACCAACGGTTGGCAATGA
- the acpS gene encoding holo-ACP synthase — MIHGIGTDVVRLERIQRILERHGERFAKHLLMPQELQAYRHDSRSARFLAMRFAAKEAVVKAMGTGFAHGMWLRDCGVAPNDWGKPEIIWSAQGQQVCERLGIGEGHVTLTDEAELIIAVAVLMRR; from the coding sequence ATGATCCATGGGATCGGCACCGACGTGGTGCGTCTGGAGCGGATCCAGCGGATCCTGGAGCGCCATGGGGAACGTTTCGCCAAACATCTGCTGATGCCGCAGGAATTGCAGGCCTATCGCCACGATTCGCGCTCGGCGCGCTTCCTGGCGATGCGTTTCGCGGCGAAGGAGGCAGTCGTCAAGGCGATGGGCACGGGCTTCGCCCACGGCATGTGGCTGCGTGATTGCGGCGTCGCGCCGAACGACTGGGGCAAACCGGAGATCATCTGGTCGGCACAGGGACAGCAGGTATGCGAGCGCCTGGGCATCGGCGAGGGGCACGTTACCTTGACCGACGAGGCGGAACTGATCATCGCAGTGGCGGTGCTGATGCGGCGCTGA
- a CDS encoding CsiV family protein, whose protein sequence is MSTLATMKPIARRMMQVAVLLVQGLLVLGAGSGPARAQQAELQSYDVELIIFRTLSSDATAEDGPREADTGPAFLLPDEEHSPFDTGPADSGSSDTGSSDTGARTLSPAAENFPALPASRYQLTAIADTLRRSRNYRPLAHFGWTQPGYPRHAARFLSIDSKVPAGSGLSGRIALTRGRYLHLTLDLVLETATSPGHPVAHYRLQQSRRMRSNERHYIDHPNFGVIALITPSGE, encoded by the coding sequence ATGAGTACGCTGGCCACGATGAAGCCGATCGCGCGACGGATGATGCAGGTGGCAGTCCTGCTGGTGCAGGGGCTGCTGGTGCTGGGCGCCGGTTCGGGCCCGGCGCGTGCGCAGCAAGCGGAACTGCAGTCCTATGATGTCGAACTGATCATCTTCAGGACGCTGTCCTCGGACGCCACGGCGGAGGACGGACCCCGGGAAGCGGATACCGGGCCGGCCTTCTTGCTGCCCGACGAGGAACACTCGCCCTTCGATACCGGGCCCGCCGATAGCGGATCGTCCGATACCGGGTCGTCCGATACCGGCGCCCGCACGCTCTCACCCGCCGCCGAGAATTTCCCCGCGCTCCCGGCATCGCGCTATCAGCTCACCGCCATCGCCGACACCCTGCGCCGCAGCCGCAATTACCGTCCCCTGGCTCATTTCGGCTGGACGCAGCCCGGCTACCCGCGTCATGCAGCCAGATTCCTGTCCATCGACTCGAAGGTACCCGCCGGCAGCGGGCTGAGCGGCCGGATCGCCCTGACGCGCGGGCGCTATCTGCACCTCACACTCGATCTCGTCCTGGAGACGGCGACCTCCCCAGGCCATCCCGTGGCGCACTACCGGTTGCAGCAGAGCCGCCGCATGCGCAGCAACGAACGCCACTACATCGATCATCCGAATTTCGGTGTCATCGCCCTGATCACCCCGTCCGGCGAGTGA
- the nagZ gene encoding beta-N-acetylhexosaminidase — MTLGPLMIDVQGVELTPEDRELLQHPSIGAVILFTRNFDSIGQLERLVAEIRALRTPALLVTVDHEGGRVQRFRHDFTVLPSMRVLGRVYDLDASAGRTLARQCGWLMAAELRAVDIDISFAPCVDLDYGMSSVIGDRAFHRDPHIVAELAIAFMGGMREAGMMATAKHFPGHGAVVADSHVALPVDRRTLADLAEDLYPYRRLIENGLASIMAAHVLFSAVDEHPAGFSSRWLQEELRGRLGFQGAIFSDDLSMAGAGVAGDMVARAQAALAAGCDVLSCCNNRQGVLQVIDAMQGRGNPSSQIRMARLHGKRGESRLDRLALRALPQWLSCERAVQGCLERPDLELDA; from the coding sequence ATGACGCTGGGTCCATTGATGATCGATGTGCAAGGGGTCGAGCTGACGCCGGAGGATCGCGAACTGTTGCAGCATCCGTCGATCGGCGCCGTCATCCTGTTCACCCGCAATTTCGACAGCATCGGGCAACTGGAGCGCCTGGTGGCCGAGATACGCGCACTGCGCACGCCGGCTTTGCTGGTGACCGTGGATCATGAGGGGGGGCGGGTGCAGCGATTCCGCCACGATTTCACGGTGCTGCCGTCCATGCGGGTCCTGGGACGGGTCTATGATCTGGATGCATCGGCGGGCCGGACTTTGGCGCGGCAGTGTGGCTGGCTGATGGCGGCGGAACTGCGGGCGGTGGACATCGATATAAGCTTCGCGCCCTGCGTGGATCTGGACTATGGAATGAGTTCGGTCATCGGCGATCGGGCGTTTCATCGCGACCCGCATATCGTTGCGGAACTGGCGATCGCCTTCATGGGAGGCATGCGCGAGGCAGGCATGATGGCGACGGCCAAGCATTTTCCAGGGCACGGAGCGGTGGTGGCGGATTCCCACGTGGCGCTGCCGGTGGATCGGCGGACGCTGGCGGATCTGGCCGAGGATCTGTATCCCTACCGGCGCCTGATCGAGAACGGACTGGCGTCCATCATGGCCGCACATGTGCTGTTCTCCGCAGTGGATGAGCATCCGGCCGGATTTTCCTCGCGCTGGCTGCAAGAGGAACTGCGCGGCCGGCTGGGCTTTCAGGGGGCCATATTCAGCGATGATCTGTCCATGGCGGGCGCCGGCGTGGCCGGGGACATGGTGGCCCGGGCACAGGCGGCCCTGGCGGCGGGGTGTGACGTCCTGTCGTGTTGCAATAATCGTCAAGGTGTGCTGCAAGTCATCGACGCCATGCAGGGAAGAGGGAATCCTTCCAGCCAGATTCGCATGGCACGCCTGCATGGCAAGCGGGGGGAGTCCCGCCTGGACCGGCTGGCGCTGCGTGCATTGCCACAGTGGTTGAGCTGCGAACGGGCCGTCCAGGGCTGCCTGGAGCGGCCGGATCTAGAACTGGATGCCTGA
- a CDS encoding 3'-5' exonuclease, with product MTVFAFDIETIPDVELGRRIYGLDDLSDKQVGYVMQAKRREEVGNEFLSYEQHRIVAISVGLRMREGFKVWSLGEPGAPEAEIIQRFYDGIEKYTPDLVSWNGGGFDLPVLHYRALRHGIAAPRYWESGENDQAFRWNNYLSRYHRRHLDLMDVLASYQPRARVSLQSAALLLGLPGKLGMSGDKVWDAWLAGQIEHIRNYCETDVLNTYLIYLRFELMRGRFSFDEYRMEVVRVREMLKAQPQVHFQEFLAAWPEESAGLVQGTAGAERGA from the coding sequence ATGACCGTATTTGCCTTTGACATCGAAACCATTCCCGACGTGGAGCTGGGACGGCGCATCTACGGATTGGACGACTTGAGTGACAAGCAGGTCGGCTACGTCATGCAGGCCAAGCGCCGTGAGGAAGTAGGCAACGAGTTCCTCTCCTATGAACAGCATCGTATCGTGGCCATCTCGGTCGGACTGCGCATGCGCGAGGGATTCAAGGTGTGGTCGCTGGGAGAGCCGGGGGCACCCGAGGCGGAAATCATTCAGCGATTCTACGACGGTATCGAGAAATACACGCCGGACCTGGTGTCCTGGAACGGCGGCGGTTTCGACCTGCCGGTATTGCATTATCGTGCGCTGCGTCATGGTATCGCCGCGCCGCGTTACTGGGAGAGCGGCGAGAACGATCAGGCGTTTCGCTGGAACAATTATCTGAGTCGCTATCATCGCCGTCATCTGGATCTCATGGATGTATTGGCGAGCTACCAGCCGCGCGCCCGCGTGAGTCTGCAGTCGGCAGCGCTGCTGCTGGGCCTGCCGGGCAAGCTGGGCATGAGCGGCGACAAGGTCTGGGACGCCTGGCTGGCTGGACAGATCGAGCACATCCGCAATTACTGCGAAACCGATGTCCTGAATACGTATCTGATCTATTTGCGTTTCGAACTCATGCGAGGCCGCTTCTCCTTCGATGAATATCGAATGGAGGTGGTGCGCGTCCGGGAGATGCTGAAGGCGCAGCCGCAGGTGCATTTTCAGGAGTTTCTGGCCGCCTGGCCCGAGGAGTCCGCCGGTCTTGTTCAGGGTACTGCAGGCGCGGAGCGGGGCGCTTGA
- a CDS encoding ABC transporter permease: protein MFHPLPLFIGLRYVRSRSRGFFVSFISWTSMLGICIGVAALITVLSVMNGLEGELRTRLLNLAAHATVTAEPRYMREWQSLAERIRQMPGVNGVAPFLELQGMVGRGNDLRAAQIRGIEPSLETQVSDVDAYLTSGALSDLQPGMQSIMLGAGLAWALNVRPGDEITVLVPTREASAEGSIAGIDLRPRIQAFIVAGIFEAGAQEHDNALALIHLRDAEALAGSGDAPGGLRLKFADIFAAPLRAPEIAAALNAQMRATAPNTQIHAAVAADAIAAPAAADDALAARVRQGGSQVRDRADFTDGPYHFSDWSVENASYFRAVRIEKTMMALILLLIVAVAAFNIVAALVMVVNEKRTDIAILRTVGIAPRSIVAVFMTQGMVIGWFGTLLGAALGLVLALNVGTIVPFLEGLFGVHVFDPTVFVISEVPAEVRWPQVAGITLTALALTVLATIYPALRGAATAPAEALRYE from the coding sequence ATGTTCCACCCCTTGCCCCTGTTCATCGGGCTGCGCTACGTACGCAGCCGTAGCCGCGGGTTTTTCGTTTCTTTCATCAGTTGGACATCGATGCTCGGGATCTGCATCGGTGTGGCCGCCTTGATCACCGTCCTGTCGGTCATGAACGGATTGGAGGGAGAGCTGCGGACGCGCCTGCTGAATCTTGCTGCGCACGCCACGGTGACGGCCGAGCCGCGCTATATGCGGGAATGGCAATCATTGGCAGAGCGGATCCGCCAGATGCCGGGTGTGAACGGAGTTGCACCCTTTCTTGAATTGCAAGGCATGGTCGGCCGCGGGAACGATCTGCGCGCCGCGCAGATCCGCGGAATCGAGCCCAGCCTCGAAACTCAGGTGTCGGATGTCGATGCCTATCTGACCAGCGGCGCGCTCAGCGATCTGCAGCCGGGAATGCAATCCATCATGCTCGGTGCGGGGCTGGCTTGGGCATTGAACGTGCGTCCCGGGGACGAAATCACCGTGCTGGTGCCGACGCGCGAGGCATCCGCAGAGGGCTCCATCGCCGGTATCGATCTGCGCCCGCGCATCCAGGCGTTCATCGTCGCCGGGATTTTCGAAGCCGGCGCGCAGGAGCACGACAATGCCTTGGCATTGATCCATTTGCGGGATGCTGAAGCGCTGGCCGGTTCGGGGGATGCTCCCGGGGGGTTACGCCTGAAGTTTGCCGACATTTTCGCCGCGCCGCTGCGCGCGCCGGAAATTGCCGCGGCGCTTAATGCACAAATGCGCGCCACAGCGCCCAATACGCAGATACATGCCGCGGTGGCGGCGGATGCGATCGCTGCTCCTGCTGCGGCCGATGACGCGTTGGCCGCACGGGTCCGGCAGGGCGGATCGCAAGTCCGTGATAGAGCGGATTTTACGGACGGGCCATATCATTTCAGCGACTGGTCGGTCGAGAACGCCAGCTATTTCCGCGCTGTCCGCATCGAGAAGACCATGATGGCACTGATCCTGCTGTTGATCGTGGCGGTGGCGGCGTTCAACATCGTCGCTGCCCTGGTCATGGTCGTGAACGAAAAACGCACGGATATCGCAATCCTGCGCACAGTCGGCATTGCGCCGCGCTCGATCGTGGCGGTGTTCATGACCCAGGGTATGGTCATCGGCTGGTTCGGGACGCTGCTGGGCGCGGCGCTGGGACTGGTGCTGGCCTTGAACGTGGGTACGATCGTGCCGTTCCTGGAGGGACTGTTCGGCGTGCATGTGTTCGATCCTACGGTCTTCGTCATCAGCGAGGTGCCTGCCGAGGTCCGCTGGCCGCAGGTGGCGGGCATCACCCTGACGGCGCTGGCGCTCACGGTGCTGGCGACCATCTACCCGGCGCTGCGCGGCGCCGCCACCGCACCGGCGGAGGCGCTTCGCTACGAATGA
- the mfd gene encoding transcription-repair coupling factor translates to MTEIHPALPLHEPILPSKARPRVRWGGLYGSAGSLWLAEAARIASGPILLIVADTRQAGRMEEELRFFRRAGLCVETFPAWETLPYDLFSPHPDIVSQRLRLLSTLPQLTKGIVIVDIETLLQRLPPQSYIDAHAFDLKLGETFDPGAFRERLSRAGYTAAAQVMAPGEFAVRGSIIDLFPMGSTMPYRIDLFDEEIETIRVFDPETQRSDQQVQALRLLPAREFPLTASGIQSFKRRFRIRFPGDLTRMPVYRDIAEGAPPAGIEYYLPLFFDDTSTLLDHLPGNTLVAAETALDELAVPIFAEIEGRHAQRAHDAARPILRPDEVFMPPAECIRRLAAFRRIELSDAAPEVPEAPEASEASLPRQDFATRPPPNLRIDARREEPAQALIEFLSDFNGHVLIAAESAGRREMLLDILQQRNLRPVPVDDWSGFIAGQAPLAITVSALATGLVLSDPAIALIAEEQLFGERVRQERRRRRPERDPEKIIRDLSALLPGAPVVHEEYGVGRFIGLTTLEAGGLTSEYLVVEYAEGDKLYVPVQALDRVSRYSGAPAEAAPLHKLGGEAWEKAKRKAAQRIRDTAAELLDLYSRREARQGERLTANEAELRAFEAAFAFEETPDQAQAIAQVIADLGGSRPMDRVVCGDVGFGKTEVALRAAFIAVQAGKQVAVLVPTTLLAQQHYQSFADRFADWPVKVESLSRFRTARELEQCLQNLESGRADIVVGTHRLLQSNVKFKRLGLVIIDEEHRFGVKDKERMKQLRAQVDVLTLTATPIPRTLNMAMGGLRELSLITTPPVARLSIKTFVSQWDAATIREACLREIRRGGQIYFVHNSVETIEKTARSLAELVPEARIAIGHGQMRERELEQVMLDFYHQRCNLLVCTTIVESGIDVPTANTIIIDRADKFGLAQLHQLRGRVGRSHHQAYAYLMTPPHNLMTADAHKRLEAIESLEDLGAGFTLATHDLEIRGAGELLGEEQSGQIQEIGYALYMEMLERAVSALKEGKVPQLDQPMHQGPEVDLHVPALLPHDYLPDVHLRLVLYKRIAAAATAEELRELQVEMIDRFGLLPGAAKNLFRIAGFKQAARALGLRKIDIGPGGGSVTFEHETRVDPATLIRYVQQHARTHRLEGGVRLRFTLPLEKEEQRFALTETLLVELGKLPPAQQPAQTTDTQPAKSSRRGARR, encoded by the coding sequence ATGACCGAGATCCATCCCGCCCTGCCGCTGCACGAGCCCATACTGCCCAGCAAAGCCCGACCGCGAGTGCGCTGGGGAGGGTTATACGGCTCGGCCGGTTCGCTGTGGCTCGCCGAAGCGGCGCGCATCGCTTCCGGACCGATCCTGCTGATCGTCGCCGATACGCGCCAGGCGGGACGCATGGAAGAGGAATTGCGTTTCTTTCGCCGGGCCGGCTTGTGCGTCGAAACCTTTCCGGCCTGGGAAACGCTGCCCTACGATCTGTTTTCGCCGCATCCCGACATTGTCTCGCAACGCCTGCGCCTGCTCTCGACCCTGCCGCAACTGACCAAGGGCATTGTCATCGTCGATATCGAAACCTTGCTGCAGCGCCTGCCGCCGCAGTCCTACATCGACGCGCATGCCTTCGACTTGAAGCTAGGCGAGACATTCGATCCCGGCGCATTCCGCGAACGCTTGAGCCGTGCCGGCTATACCGCCGCCGCCCAGGTGATGGCGCCCGGCGAGTTCGCGGTACGCGGCTCCATCATCGATCTGTTCCCGATGGGCAGCACGATGCCCTACCGGATCGACCTGTTCGATGAGGAGATCGAAACCATCCGGGTCTTCGATCCGGAAACACAGCGATCCGACCAGCAGGTGCAGGCGCTACGCCTGCTGCCGGCCCGTGAATTCCCGCTTACCGCCTCCGGCATCCAGTCCTTCAAGCGTCGCTTTCGCATCCGTTTTCCCGGTGATCTGACCCGCATGCCGGTCTATCGCGACATCGCCGAAGGAGCGCCTCCGGCCGGTATCGAATATTACCTGCCGCTATTCTTCGACGACACTTCGACACTTCTGGACCATCTGCCCGGCAATACCCTGGTGGCTGCGGAGACGGCGCTGGATGAACTTGCCGTTCCGATCTTCGCCGAGATCGAAGGCCGTCATGCCCAGCGCGCCCACGATGCGGCAAGGCCGATCCTGAGGCCCGATGAAGTCTTCATGCCGCCCGCGGAATGCATCCGGCGGCTGGCGGCTTTTCGTCGCATCGAACTGTCGGATGCGGCACCCGAGGTACCCGAGGCACCCGAGGCATCGGAGGCATCGCTGCCCCGGCAGGATTTCGCCACCCGTCCGCCGCCGAACCTGCGCATCGACGCGCGCCGTGAGGAACCGGCACAGGCGCTGATCGAATTCCTGTCGGACTTCAACGGTCATGTCTTGATCGCCGCGGAATCCGCAGGCCGGCGGGAAATGCTGCTGGACATCCTGCAGCAGCGGAATCTGCGCCCCGTGCCCGTGGACGACTGGTCCGGGTTTATCGCCGGCCAGGCGCCGTTGGCCATCACCGTTTCCGCCCTCGCTACCGGACTGGTGCTGAGTGATCCGGCCATCGCGCTGATCGCCGAAGAACAATTGTTTGGCGAGCGTGTGCGGCAGGAGCGGCGCCGACGTCGTCCGGAGCGCGATCCCGAAAAAATCATTCGCGATTTAAGCGCGCTGCTGCCCGGGGCACCCGTCGTACACGAGGAATATGGAGTAGGCCGCTTCATCGGCCTCACCACACTGGAGGCCGGTGGCCTGACCAGCGAATACCTGGTGGTGGAATACGCCGAGGGCGACAAGCTCTATGTGCCCGTCCAGGCGCTCGACCGAGTCAGCCGCTACAGCGGTGCGCCGGCCGAAGCCGCGCCGCTGCACAAGCTCGGCGGCGAGGCCTGGGAAAAAGCTAAAAGGAAAGCCGCACAGCGTATTCGCGACACGGCGGCCGAACTGCTCGATCTGTATTCCCGCCGCGAGGCGCGCCAGGGTGAGCGGCTGACGGCGAATGAGGCTGAGCTGCGGGCGTTCGAAGCCGCCTTTGCGTTCGAGGAGACGCCCGATCAGGCGCAGGCGATAGCACAAGTGATCGCCGATCTCGGCGGTTCCCGTCCGATGGACCGGGTCGTGTGCGGCGATGTCGGCTTCGGCAAGACCGAGGTGGCGCTGCGCGCCGCTTTCATCGCCGTACAAGCCGGTAAACAAGTGGCGGTACTGGTACCCACCACCCTGCTCGCCCAGCAGCACTACCAGAGCTTCGCCGATCGTTTCGCCGACTGGCCCGTCAAGGTCGAGTCATTGTCGCGTTTTCGCACTGCCCGTGAGCTCGAGCAGTGTCTGCAGAATCTCGAGTCGGGACGGGCCGACATCGTCGTCGGTACGCATCGACTGTTGCAAAGCAACGTCAAGTTCAAGCGCCTGGGTCTGGTGATCATCGATGAAGAACATCGCTTCGGCGTCAAGGACAAGGAACGTATGAAGCAACTGCGCGCGCAGGTGGATGTACTGACGCTCACCGCCACGCCGATACCGCGCACCTTGAATATGGCGATGGGCGGACTGCGCGAACTGTCACTGATCACCACTCCGCCCGTGGCGCGGCTATCGATCAAGACCTTCGTATCGCAATGGGATGCCGCCACGATTCGTGAAGCCTGTCTGCGCGAAATCCGCCGCGGCGGACAGATCTATTTCGTTCACAACAGCGTCGAGACGATCGAGAAAACCGCGCGCTCCCTTGCCGAACTGGTGCCGGAAGCCCGCATCGCGATCGGTCACGGCCAGATGCGTGAGCGTGAACTCGAACAGGTCATGCTCGACTTCTATCATCAGCGCTGCAATCTACTGGTATGCACCACGATCGTCGAAAGCGGCATCGACGTGCCCACCGCCAACACGATCATCATTGATCGCGCCGACAAGTTCGGCCTCGCGCAACTGCACCAGCTGCGCGGCCGTGTCGGCCGCTCGCACCACCAGGCGTATGCCTACCTGATGACGCCGCCGCACAATCTCATGACCGCCGATGCGCACAAGCGCCTGGAAGCCATCGAATCCCTGGAAGATCTCGGTGCCGGCTTCACTCTGGCCACGCATGACCTGGAAATCCGCGGCGCCGGCGAACTGCTCGGCGAGGAACAAAGCGGCCAGATCCAGGAAATCGGCTATGCCCTGTACATGGAAATGCTGGAACGCGCCGTGAGCGCCCTGAAGGAAGGCAAAGTTCCCCAGCTCGACCAGCCCATGCACCAGGGACCGGAAGTCGATCTGCACGTGCCGGCGCTGCTGCCGCACGATTATTTGCCCGATGTCCATTTACGCCTGGTGCTGTACAAGCGCATCGCGGCCGCCGCCACGGCCGAGGAACTGCGCGAACTTCAGGTCGAAATGATCGATCGCTTCGGCCTGCTGCCCGGCGCCGCGAAGAATCTGTTCCGGATCGCCGGCTTCAAGCAGGCGGCACGGGCGCTCGGTCTGCGCAAGATCGATATCGGCCCGGGCGGCGGCAGCGTCACGTTCGAACACGAAACCCGGGTGGATCCCGCCACCCTTATCCGTTACGTCCAGCAGCATGCCCGCACCCACCGCCTGGAAGGCGGCGTCAGGCTGCGCTTCACACTGCCTTTGGAGAAAGAAGAGCAGCGATTCGCCCTGACCGAGACACTGCTCGTGGAACTGGGCAAACTGCCTCCTGCGCAGCAGCCCGCGCAAACGACTGACACACAACCCGCAAAAAGCAGCCGCCGAGGCGCTCGGCGTTGA
- the rlmD gene encoding 23S rRNA (uracil(1939)-C(5))-methyltransferase RlmD: protein MNRSDRAATPVRTRTPRVVETALIADLAHDGRGVAHVDGKAVFIDEALPGERVEWVRLKRGRSFDEGHLVRVLEPSAERVAPQCAHFGICGGCALQHLSPAGQIAFKQRQLTEALMRIGRVTAAQTLAPLQTGVWHYRRRARLGARWVPQKKRTLVGFRERNTSYVADLARCEVLQPPLDALIEPLSQLLSSLSIRDRVPQVEAAAGDSAAALVIRVLAQPNPQDLASLRQFAAEHQVRIHLQPGGYDTVTPLPAADSAEVAPRADALQDQGLLSYRLPGFDVNVRFLPTDFVQINTVLNVAMVERAVALLEPAPGERVLDLYCGSGNFSLPLARRGAQVVGVEGEAALIARARDNARSNGLSSAEFHVANLADEILAARVREGARRDARAGGLPASGASSSQDEAAIQAAWAARPWEARSYDKILLDPPRAGARDVLPLIAQSGAAKVLYVSCHPASLARDAGILVHEHGFRLQAAGVMDMFPHTAHVESMALFTR, encoded by the coding sequence TTGAACCGTTCCGATCGGGCTGCCACCCCGGTACGCACGCGTACGCCGCGGGTAGTGGAGACGGCGCTCATCGCCGATCTGGCGCACGACGGTCGCGGCGTCGCTCATGTAGATGGCAAAGCCGTGTTCATCGACGAGGCGCTGCCGGGCGAGCGGGTCGAGTGGGTGCGGCTGAAGCGTGGACGCAGCTTCGATGAGGGACACCTGGTGCGGGTGCTGGAGCCGTCCGCCGAGCGAGTGGCGCCGCAGTGCGCGCATTTCGGCATCTGCGGAGGATGTGCCCTGCAGCATCTGTCTCCGGCGGGACAGATCGCGTTCAAGCAGCGCCAGCTGACCGAGGCCCTCATGCGTATCGGGCGGGTCACGGCGGCGCAGACCCTGGCGCCGCTGCAAACAGGGGTTTGGCATTATCGCCGCCGCGCCCGGCTTGGCGCGCGCTGGGTGCCCCAAAAAAAACGTACGCTCGTGGGTTTTCGGGAACGCAATACATCCTATGTCGCCGACCTGGCGCGCTGCGAGGTGCTGCAGCCGCCGCTGGATGCCTTGATCGAGCCGCTTTCGCAGTTGCTGAGCAGCCTGAGCATTCGTGACCGGGTGCCGCAGGTCGAGGCGGCGGCGGGAGATTCGGCGGCGGCCCTGGTGATCCGTGTGCTGGCCCAGCCGAATCCACAGGATCTCGCGTCGCTGCGGCAGTTCGCGGCTGAACATCAGGTACGCATCCATCTGCAGCCCGGCGGCTATGACACCGTGACGCCGCTGCCCGCTGCGGATTCCGCAGAGGTTGCGCCGCGAGCCGATGCCTTGCAGGACCAGGGGTTGCTGTCGTACCGACTGCCGGGATTCGATGTGAACGTGCGCTTCCTGCCCACCGATTTCGTGCAGATCAATACGGTGTTGAATGTCGCGATGGTGGAGCGCGCCGTGGCATTGCTGGAGCCCGCCCCGGGGGAGCGGGTGCTGGACTTGTACTGCGGATCCGGCAATTTCTCCCTGCCCCTGGCACGCCGCGGCGCACAGGTCGTAGGGGTGGAAGGAGAGGCGGCACTGATCGCGCGGGCGCGCGATAATGCCCGCTCGAACGGGTTGTCGAGCGCTGAGTTCCATGTGGCGAATCTGGCCGACGAAATCCTGGCGGCGCGTGTCCGGGAAGGCGCGCGCCGTGATGCGCGGGCCGGCGGCTTGCCGGCATCCGGCGCATCGTCATCGCAGGACGAGGCGGCGATACAGGCAGCCTGGGCCGCGCGGCCCTGGGAGGCTCGCTCCTATGACAAGATCCTGCTCGATCCACCGCGGGCGGGCGCCAGGGATGTGCTGCCGCTCATCGCGCAGAGCGGCGCCGCCAAAGTGCTGTATGTTTCCTGTCATCCCGCAAGCCTGGCGCGTGATGCCGGTATCCTGGTGCATGAGCATGGTTTCAGGCTGCAGGCGGCGGGAGTGATGGACATGTTCCCGCATACGGCACATGTCGAATCCATGGCCTTGTTCACGCGCTGA